A genome region from Musa acuminata AAA Group cultivar baxijiao chromosome BXJ3-5, Cavendish_Baxijiao_AAA, whole genome shotgun sequence includes the following:
- the LOC135637883 gene encoding synaptotagmin-2-like has protein sequence MGFFSSVLGFFGFGIGIAVGLVIGYYLFIYFQPTDVKDPEIRPLFEQDAKSLEHMFPEIPVWVKNPDFDRIDWLNKFLEHMWPYLDKAICKTAKEIAKPIIAENTAKFKMESVEFETLTLGTLPPTFQGMKVYTTDEKELIMEPSLKWAGNPNVTVVVKAFGLKASAQVIDLQVFAIPRITLKPLVPNFPCFAKILVSLMEKPHVDFGLKLLGADLMSIPGLYRFVQETIKKQVANMYLWPKTLQVAIMDPTRALKKPTGILNVTVVRAYKLKKKDLLGKSDPYVKLKLADDNLPSKKTTVKRSNLNPEWNEEFKLVVKEPESQALELSVYDWEQVGKHDKMGVNSIPLKDLTPDETKSLTLELLKNLDPNDPQNDKSRGQIVLEVTYRPFKEGEVANDISEDEGEIEKPPEGTPAGGGLLVVIVHEAQDLEGKHHTNPYVRILFRGEEKKTKCLKKNRDPRWEEEFQYMCEEPPTNDKMHVEVLSKPPSIGIHSKEMLGYVVINVADAVTNKRINEKYHLIDSRNGRIQVELQWRSS, from the exons ATGGGATTCTTCAGCTCCGTGCTAGGTTTCTTCGGCTTCGGAATTGGGATCGCCGTCGGGCTGGTCATCGGTTACTACCTCTTCATCTACTTCCAGCCCACGGATGTCAAG GATCCTGAAATCCGACCGCTATTTGAACAAGATGCAAAATCACTGGAGCACATGTTTCCTGAAATTCCTGTGTGGGTGAAAAATCCAGACTTCGATCGA ATCGACTGGCTAAACAAGTTTCTCGAGCATATGTGGCCGTATCTCGACAAG GCAATATGCAAAACTGCGAAAGAGATCGCAAAACCAATTATCGCTGAGAACACTGCCAAGTTCAAGATGGAGTCGGTTGAATTCGAAACCCTCACATTAGGCACTCTGCCACCTACTTTTCAAG GAATGAAAGTTTACACCACGGACGAAAAGGAACTAATCATGGAACCATCACTCAAATGGGCTGGAAATCCTAACGTCACTGTCGTGGTCAAGGCATTCGGACTAAAAGCAAGCGCACAG GTAATAGACTTACAAGTCTTTGCTATACCACGCATCACATTGAAGCCACTCGTCCCCAATTTCCCTTGTTTTGCAAAGATCCTTGTATCGCTCATGGAGAAG CCACATGTTGATTTTGGATTGAAGCTTCTGGGAGCCGATCTTATGTCGATACCTGGTCTTTACAGATTTGTTCAG GAGACGATTAAGAAACAGGTCGCCAACATGTATCTATGGCCTAAAACACTGCAAGTGGCAATTATGGACCCAACGCG AGCTCTGAAGAAGCCAACTGGTATTCTAAATGTGACTGTCGTCCGGGCATATAAACTGAAGAAAAAAGATCTGTTGGGTAAGTCTGATCCATACGTAAAACTAAAGCTTGCAGACGACAATCTTCCATCAAAGAAAACCACCGTGAAGCGTAGCAACCTGAACCCTGAGTGGAACGAGGAATTCAAGTTGGTCGTCAAGGAACCAGAATCTCAAGCTCTGGAGCTCAGCGTCTATGACTGGGAACAG GTTGGAAAACATGATAAGATGGGCGTGAATTCTATCCCGTTGAAGGATCTTACCCCTGACGAGACTAAATCTCTAACGCTGGAGTTGCTAAAAAATCTGGATCCCAATGATCCTCAAAACGACAAGTCGCGTGGACAGATCGTTCTCGAGGTCACATATAGGCCTTTCAAGGAAGGGGAGGTCGCCAACGACATCAGCGAGGATGAAGGTGAGATCGAAAAGCCTCCTGAAGGCACTCCCGCAGGTGGTGGTTTGCTCGTGGTTATCGTACACGAAGCTCAAGATCTCGAGGGGAAGCACCATACCAATCCCTATGTCCGGATCCTTTtcagaggagaggagaagaagaccaAG TGCCTCAAGAAGAACAGAGATCCACGATGGGAAGAGGAGTTCCAGTACATGTGCGAGGAGCCACCCACAAATGATAAGATGCATGTGGAGGTTCTTAGTAAGCCCCCAAGCATTGGAATCCACTCTAAG GAAATGCTGGGATATGTGGTCATCAACGTTGCAGATGCCGTCACCAATAAGAGAATCAATGAGAAATATCATCTTATTGACTCCAGAAATGGCCGCATTCAAGTCGAGCTTCAGTGGAGGAGTTCATAA